In Anabas testudineus chromosome 12, fAnaTes1.2, whole genome shotgun sequence, one genomic interval encodes:
- the kcmf1 gene encoding E3 ubiquitin-protein ligase KCMF1 codes for MSRHEGVSCDACLKGNFRGRRFKCLICYDYDLCASCYESGATTTRHTTEHPMQCILTRVDYDLYYGGDTFSVEQPQSFTCPYCGKMGFTETSLQEHVTSEHAETSTEVICPICAALPGGDPNHVTDDFTAHLTLEHRAPRDLDESSSVRHVRRMFHPGRGLGGPRARRTNMHFTSGSTGGLSSSSSQSSTYTPSNREAMDPIAELLSQLSGVRRAAGGQINSSGPSASQLQQLQMQLQLERQQAQAARQQVDTGRHATRRSNNPSNTGTAIPPPSTATANTAAVGESNPSSSSHNSQFLLARLNEPKMSEAERQFLEGERADRSLFVQELLLSTLMHEESSSSDEDERRDFADFGAMGCVDIMPLDVALENLQLRESSSTGKEPPPPPL; via the exons gTGTGAGCTGTGATGCGTGTTTAAAAGGGAACTTTAGAGGAAGGCGCTTCAAGTGTTTAATTTGCTACGACTACGACCTATGTGCATCGTGCTACGAGAGCGGAGCCACAACAACTAGACACACAACAGAGCACCCCATGCAGTGCATATTAACCAGGGTAGACTATG ACTTATATTATGGAGGAGATACTTTTTCAGTAGAGCAACCCCAGTCATTCACGTGTCCTTACTGCGGCAAGATGGGCTTTACAGAGACGTCGCTACAGGAGCATGTCACCTCAGAGCATGCCGAGACTTCCACAGAGGTG ATCTGTCCAATTTGTGCTGCCTTGCCAGGAGGGGACCCCAACCATGTCACAGATGACTTCACAGCTCACCTCACACTCGAACACAGAGCACCAAGAGATTTA GATGAGTCCAGCAGTGTTCGACATGTACGTAGGATGTTCCACCCTGGGCGAGGACTGGGTGGTCCTAGAGCACGACGGACAAATATGCACTTTACTAGTGGCTCCACAGGGGGactttcatcctcctcatcacaGAGCTCCACTTATACTCCCAGTAACAGAGAAGCAATGGACCCAATCGCAG AGTTGTTGTCTCAGCTGTCAGGTGTGCGGCGTGCAGCAGGGGGGCAAATAAACTCATCAGGGCCTTCAGCCTcccagctccagcagctccagatGCAGCTGCAGTTGGAGCGGCAGCAGGCCCAAGCAGCGAGGCAGCAAGTGGACACAGGCCGACACGCGACACGACGCAGCAACAACCCGAGTAACACTGGCACTGCCATTCCTCCACCCAGCACAGCAACTGCCAACACTGCCGCTGTGGGTGAAAGCAATCCGTCGTCCTCATCCCACAACTCCCAGTTCCTATTAGCACG GTTGAATGAACCTAAGATGTCCGAAGCAGAGCGGCAGTTTCTAGAAGGAGAGCGTGCAGACCGCAGCCTGTTTGTGCAGGAGCTGTTATTGTCTACACTGATGCACGAAGAGAGTTCTTCCTCTGATGAGGACGAGCGCCGAGACTTCGCCGATTTTGGAGCCATGGGCTGCGTGGATATTATGCCTTTAGATGTGGCGTTGGAGAACCTCCAGCTTCGAGAGAGCAGCTCCACGGGAAAGGagcctccaccacctcctctttgA